One Chloroflexota bacterium genomic window, ACCTGATCTACACCTTCATCTGATATAGTGGCGGTAGGTGTCTGATGACCGAACCATCCTACCGCGTCGCCTGTCCCGACCTCACATTCTATCAGCAGGGTGTGGCGTGCCAGAACGCCTGTCCCGTGCGCACCGACGGGCGTGCCTACGTCACTGCGATTGCGCGCGGCGAGTACGAACGCGCCTACCTTATCGCGCGCGAGACGAATCCGTTTGCCTCGACGTGCGGCTGGGTCTGTGGCGCGCCGTGCGAAGCCGCGTGCCGGCGCGGCCAGATCGACGCGCCGGTCGCGATTCGCGCGCTCAAGCGGTTCGTCAACGACCGCTATGGCGTGTATCTCGGCGAGAGCGGTCAGCCGCGCCAAGCGCCAGCCTGGCCCGCATATGTCGGCGCGACCAATGCGTTCGACCTCGGCAACACGACATTCCCGACCAGCCGCAGCGGACTCGTCACCGCCCGCCAGCGCAGCCCCAAAACCGGCAAACGGGTCGCCATTGTTGGCGCCGGCCCCGCCGGCCTCTCTTGCGCTCACGATTTGGCATTGCTGGGTCACGAAGTCACGCTCTTCGACTCGGCGCCTATGGCGGGAGGCATGTTGCGCCTCGGCGTTCCCGCATACCGCTTGCCGCGCGAATTGATTGACCTTGAGATTCAAGCGATCCTCACACTCGGGCCCACACTCAAACTCAAGCAAGCCATTGGCCGCGACTTCACACTCGCGGATCTGCGCCGCGATTTCGAGGCGGTGTTCCTCGCGATTGGCACGTACAAGAGCCGCAACCTCAACGTCGAGGGTGAGCAATTCGACGGCGTATTGCGCGCGGTGGATTTCTTGATCAACGTCAACCTCGGCGGATACAACCTTGACCTAGGCAAACGCGTGCTTGTGATCGGCGGCGGCAACGTGGCGATGGACGTGGCGCGCACCGCTGCCCGTTTGGGTCATCCTGCTCAATCGGGCGGCGACCTCGAGGTCGCACTCGATGTGGCGCGCGCCGCGCTTCGCCTCGGCACGACGCGCGAGGTGCAGTGTCTCGTCGTCGAAGACCGGAGCGAAATGCTCGCGAATCCGGTGGAAATTGCCGAAGCCGAAGAAGAGGGCATCGCGATCCACAATCACTTTGCGCCCAAGCGCGTTCTCGGGGCGAAGGGGCATGCCATCGGACTCGAAACGCTGAATGTCGCACGCGCTTTTGACGAGCGCGGACGCTTTAATCCGCAGCTGACCCCGGGCACCGAGAAGGTTTGGGAATGTGACAGCGTGATCGTTTCCATTGGACAGACCGGTTCGTTCGAATGGGTGCATCCTGAAGACGGCCTAGAGGTTACGCCGCGCGGCACTTTGGCCGTTGACAGAGAAACGCTAATGACCAGCGCGCCGGGCGTGTTTGCCGGAGGCGATATTGCGTTTGGTCCGCGTCTGATCGTCAACGCGGTTGCCGATGGACAACGCGCAGCGCGCGGCATGCACTCGTATTTGCAAAACGTCCAGCCGCGCCTCATCCGCAAAGGTTTCTTCACGCCGATCGCCAAAAGCGAATATCCGAACGTCGGGCCGCTGCGCGGCTATCTACGCCAGGCGCGCCAACAGCCACCCGCGCTGCCGGTCGCGCGGCGCATCGGGGTCGCGCGCGTCGAAATGGGGTACGACGAGGCTACCGCGCGCGCGCAGGGTGCACGCTGTCTCATCTGCACGCTCAACCCGATTTTCGACGGCGAGTTGTGTATCGCGTGCAACGGCTGCGTCGACGTGTGCCCCATGGATTGCCTGAAACTCGTGCGCGCCTCCGCGCTGAGCGGCGACGACCACCTCGCCGCCGTCATCCAGAGCCGCACCCGTGAGTGGGGCGCAGCCTCCGCGATGCTGCTTGACCCGACACGCTGTGTTCGCTGCGGCTTGTGCGCCGCGCGCTGCCCCACTGAAGCGGTCCGGATGGAAGCGTTCCGCTTCACCGAAGCGATATCGTTCGAGCATGCCTGACGCGCCGGCCCGTCAGATCGTTCCCGGCAAATGATCGGCCACCAATACTCAACAGGAGGTGTTCGATGAAGCATTTCTTTTTCGTTTTGGGATGGTTGGTGTTGACGGGCGCGTGGGTGAATGGCTGTGCGCCATCGACCCCTGCGCCCCAACCTACGGCCGCCCAGCCCGCCGCCACGGCCGCAGCGAAATTGCAGGGCGATGGGACGCGCGGCGGCGTATTGTACGATGCGTGGTGGGAAGTCATCGAAGTCAAAGTGCCGGCGGGCGACCAGCCGCTCTGGAAGACGCAGACCACCAACACGCGCAAAGGCGCCGACACCTGGCGCTGCAAAGAATGCCACGGTTGGGACTACAAAGGCAAGGACGGCGCGTACGGCTCGGGCTCGCACAAGACGGGCTTCGTTGGCATCGTGGGCGCGAAGAGCAAAGCCGCCGACGATGTACTGGCCGCTCTCAAAGGCAAGACCAGCGCCGATCACGATTTCTCCAAAGTGTTGAAAGAGCAGGACCTGATTGACCTGACGCTCTTTATCACGCAAGTGCAGATCGACACGGCCACGCTCGTTAACGCCGACAAAACCGCCAAAGGCGGCGACGCGGCTGCGGGCAAGACTCAGTATGAAAAGGTTTGTGTCAATTGTCACGGGCCGAATGGCAATGCGATCAATTTCGGCACGATCGCGGAGCCGGAGGTTGTCGCACAACTCGCGGCGGACAATCCATGGGAATTCATCCACAAGGTGCGCGTGGGCCAGCCTGGCTGGCCGATGCCTTCGGGCATCAGCAACGAGTGGAAACCGCAGGATTATGCGAATGTGCTGGCTTACGCGCAGACGCTGCCCAAGACGGTCGGCGCGAGCGATGGCGGCCGCCTCTA contains:
- a CDS encoding FAD-dependent oxidoreductase, which produces MTEPSYRVACPDLTFYQQGVACQNACPVRTDGRAYVTAIARGEYERAYLIARETNPFASTCGWVCGAPCEAACRRGQIDAPVAIRALKRFVNDRYGVYLGESGQPRQAPAWPAYVGATNAFDLGNTTFPTSRSGLVTARQRSPKTGKRVAIVGAGPAGLSCAHDLALLGHEVTLFDSAPMAGGMLRLGVPAYRLPRELIDLEIQAILTLGPTLKLKQAIGRDFTLADLRRDFEAVFLAIGTYKSRNLNVEGEQFDGVLRAVDFLINVNLGGYNLDLGKRVLVIGGGNVAMDVARTAARLGHPAQSGGDLEVALDVARAALRLGTTREVQCLVVEDRSEMLANPVEIAEAEEEGIAIHNHFAPKRVLGAKGHAIGLETLNVARAFDERGRFNPQLTPGTEKVWECDSVIVSIGQTGSFEWVHPEDGLEVTPRGTLAVDRETLMTSAPGVFAGGDIAFGPRLIVNAVADGQRAARGMHSYLQNVQPRLIRKGFFTPIAKSEYPNVGPLRGYLRQARQQPPALPVARRIGVARVEMGYDEATARAQGARCLICTLNPIFDGELCIACNGCVDVCPMDCLKLVRASALSGDDHLAAVIQSRTREWGAASAMLLDPTRCVRCGLCAARCPTEAVRMEAFRFTEAISFEHA
- a CDS encoding c-type cytochrome, whose translation is MKHFFFVLGWLVLTGAWVNGCAPSTPAPQPTAAQPAATAAAKLQGDGTRGGVLYDAWWEVIEVKVPAGDQPLWKTQTTNTRKGADTWRCKECHGWDYKGKDGAYGSGSHKTGFVGIVGAKSKAADDVLAALKGKTSADHDFSKVLKEQDLIDLTLFITQVQIDTATLVNADKTAKGGDAAAGKTQYEKVCVNCHGPNGNAINFGTIAEPEVVAQLAADNPWEFIHKVRVGQPGWPMPSGISNEWKPQDYANVLAYAQTLPKTVGASDGGRLYDAWWEVTGAEAPTTDQPLWKTQSTNTRKGADSWRCKECHGWDYKGKDGAYGSGSHKTGFGGLLKSATLSADELTAWLNGKKNANHDFSKGMDAPSLQALVTFIQKEMKDPSAYINADKSAKGDPVKGKARFSATCAACHGNDGKKLNFGDAAAPEFVGTLAADNPWEFFHKVLAGQPGEPMPSGYGMNWTLEDVANIAAYAQTLPVK